The genomic segment ATTAAGGAGGCCGGTTTCGTCACTTTCCGGAGGAGAAACCTTCCTGACCTCACTGTCGCTCGCACTGTCTCTGTCTGAACAGATTCAGTTACGCGGCAAGGTCCCGCTCCAGTTTTTCTTTCTGGACGAAGGATTCGGTACGCTGGATCCGAATTTACTGGATACGGTTGTGACGGCGCTGGAGAGACTGCATATGCACCGGCTGTCGATCGGAGTCATCAGTCACGTACCGGAAATGCGGGAACGGTTGCCGCGGAGGCTGATTGTCGAACCGGCTCAGCCGTCGGGAAAAGGGAGCCGCGTTCACATGGAATTATTGTAAAAAATACGGCTTGTTCATTTTCCGTTCATATTAAAACGCTACAGTATATTCAATATGGGTGCTAAGCCTGAAGTCGTATAGCCCGCTACGGCTCCGGAATGTTGCTCCTCTTGTGAAGAACGTGTAGCATACACCCATGGAAGGAGAAAGAAGCAATATAGTGTAGTCAGTGTGTAAAATAAAAAAGTGGAGTGGATGTCGTGCGTAAAATGATCTCTTTTTCAATGAAAAATAAACTGGCTGTATGGCTTCTGACGATTGTTGTCATAGTCAGTGGTGTCTACGCCGGAACAAATATGAAAATGGAAACCATGCCGGATTTCACCATTCCGGTTGTCAGTGTTTCTACTGTGTATCAGGGGGCAGCACCCAGTGATGTAGATGAAAATGTCACACAGCCGATTGAACAGCGACTGCAGACCATGCCCGGCGTGCAGAACGTCAGCTCGAAGTCATCAACGGGTATGTCTTCGGTCATCATTGAATACGGATTCGATAAAGACATGGATCAGGCAGTCAATGATGTCAAAGAAGCTGTCGATCAACTGACCTTTCCTGATCAGGTGAAACGGCCGACAATCATGCGAATCAGCATGGACGCCATGCCGGTGTACAGCGCCAGTATATCAGGTGACGGGGAATCACTAGAAAAACTCAGCAGTCAGGTGAAAAATGATCTGCTGCCGGCAGTTGAAGGAGTCGACGGTGTTTCATCTGTCACGTTATCCGGTCAGCAGTCAGAACAGGTACAAATAGCATTCAAAGAGTCACAGTTAAAGAAATACGGACTCAGCCAGGATTCTGTCATTCAACTGATTAAGGGTAACAATGTTTCAACCCCTCTGGGTCTGTACACGATTGATGACAGCCAGAAATCTGTTGTTGTCAGCGGAAATATCGGGTCTGCAAATGATCTGAAGAAAATAAGAATACCTGTTGTTCCACAGACAGGCGCTGCAGCCGGGAGTCAGCAAAGTGCGGCAGGGCAGATGGGCCGGACAGACAGCGGACAGACCCTGCCGGGTGCATCCGGACCGGCTGCGCAGCTCAAGCCGCCGACGATACAGTTGTCAGATGTTGCCGATGTCACGCTTGTTAAAAATGCAGAATCAATTTCCAGGACAAACGGCAAAGAATCTATCGGTATTTCGGTGGTTAAAGGGCAGGACGCCAATACTGTAGACGTCGTCAACGGGGTCAAAGATCAAATCAACAACTTCGAAAAAACGCATGAAGATGTCCATGCAACAGCTATGTTTGACCAGGGTGAACCGATCGTTGAATCTGTAAATACAATGATTGAAAAAGCGATTTTCGGTGCCCTGTTCGCGATGCTTGTCATCCTGCTCTTCCTGAGAAATATTCGAACGACGCTGATATCGGTAGTTTCCATTCCGTTATCTCTGTTAATCGCACTGGCCCTTCTCAATCAGATGGATATCACTCTCAATATCATGACGCTTGGTGCGCTCACCATCGCAATCGGTCGCGTCGTTGACGATTCGATTGTTGTGATTGAGAACATCTACAGACGGATGACGCTGCGGACCGAGAAACTGACAGGCAAAGAGCTGATTCGTGAGGCGACACATGAAATGTTTATCCCGATTATGTCGTCGACTATAGTCACAATCGCTGTTTTCATGCCTATGGCCCTTGTGACCGGCATTGTCGGACAGATTTTTATGCCGTTCGCACTGACCATTGTTTTCTCCCTGCTAGCCTCACTTCTTGTTGCCATTACGATTGTACCGATGCTGGCCAACAGTTTCTTTAAAAAAGGATTGAAAAAGAAAATAGACAGTGAGGAGCATCCCGGGAAACTTGCCGCCTTTTACAGAAGGGTACTCAATGGGGCATTAAATCATAAAGCCATCGTCTTCGGCTCTGCCATCCTGCTCTTCGCGGCAAGCCTGTTCCTCGTTCCTCATATCGGAGCAAGTTTTCTGCCGAGTGATCAGCAGAAGGAACTGATTCTGACCTACAATCCGAAACCGGGACAGACTCAGGACGACACGAAAGACGTTGCACTGCAGGCAGAAAAGTATTTGAATGAAAATAAAGACATGACAAAAATGCAGTATTCAATCGGGGGATCAGGATCAACACCGATGTTCCAGACCTCTGATAATCAGGCGCTCTTTTATGTCAGCTATAAAAAGGGCACACAGAATTTTGACAAACTGCAAAAGGATACGCTTAAAGGCCTGAACGGTTTATCCGATCAGGGCGAATGGAAAATACAGGATATGACTGGCGGAGGGGCAGGTTCAAACCAGCTGAGTCTGTATGTTTATGGAGATTCGATGAACGAACTGCAGCCGGTTGTTGAAGATGTCACAAATACCGTTAAAAAGGACAAGAATTTCTCGGAGGCGGACTCCAGTCTGACGCAGGCCTATGATCAATACACAATCGTTGCCGATCAGCAGAAACTGGGTCAGTACGGAATTGCCGCCGGACAGATTGCTCAGAGTCTGATGGCGTCCGGTAACATGTCGAACGCGCAACCGCTGACGACAATTAAGCGTGATGGCGACGACCTGAATGTTTATCTGAAAGTCCCTGAACAGGCAGGTGTGGACAATATCAATGATCTGACGGGTAAAACTGTCAAGTCTCAGACGGGTCAGGAAGTACCGATTGATGAACTTGCAACGGTGAAATCCGGAAAATCTCCACAAACGATTACGAAACGAGATGGTAAACTGTACGCCGAGGTAACGGCAAAAGTGAATGCCCGGGATGTCTCGGGTGCGACAGCAGATCTCAAAAAACAGATCGATAAGCTCGATCTTCCCGACGGGGCAAGTGTTTCATTCGCCGGCGTGGCGCAGCAAATGAACGAATCTTTCAGTCAGCTCGGTATGGCCATGCTGGCAGCGATTCTTATTGTCTACTTTGTTCTCGTTGTAACCTTCGGAGGCGGACTGGCACCGTTTGCTATTCTCTTCTCTCTTCCATTTGCTATTATCGGAAGTCTGGTGGCTTTGCTTCTTTCCGGGGAGACCATCAGTATATCATCCCTGATCGGTGCGCTGATGCTGATTGGCATTGTTGTCACAAATGCGGTCGTTTTGATCGATCGGGTTATTCACAAAGAAAAGGCCGGGTTCGATACGCGGGAAGCCCTGCTTGAAGCAGCCGGAACTCGAATTCGCCCTATCCTGATGACGGCTATTGCCACCATTTGTGCCCTGATTCCGCTTGCCATCGGAATGGAGAGCAGCGGAGGGATGATTTCAAAAGGCCTTGCAATCACCGTTATCGGAGGAATTACCAGTTCAACCATTCTGACGCTGATTATTGTACCTATTGTTTATGAAGCTCTGATGAAACTGAAGCATAAATTCAGCCGAAAAACGGCTAAAGTCACTGAATAACTGTTTAATCCATGGTTCCGTTAGGGTTCGCCTGATCGGAACTTTTTTTATACCTTAAACCCTGCGCCACGCGGGGCATTTATCCCGCAGGAGCCCATGGGTTCAACGGACAATCCTTGGGAGATGAAGCTCCCCACGGATTGAAGTTTCACATGATCGGTCTGAATTTAAGATTTATCGGTGAAAGTTCAGCTTGAAAATCAAATTTGGCTGGCATGACGGAACGACGGGCATGTTAAACAATGAGAAAGACGCTTCAGAAGACAAGTGAGCCATCTGATGTGCAACAGTTGAAGCTTTACGCCAGAATATGGTAACGTGGAACAAAAGATGACGCAAAGAGGATGATGGACACGATGTCTGTTTATCAGGAGACCAAAGTTCTGTTTATTGTTATAATCGGAGCGATTCTCAATGCCGCTTCGCTGAACCTCTTCTTAATCCCGGCAAATGTTCTGTCCGGTGGTATGACCGGTATTGCCCAGCTGATTTCAGCACTGCTGGGACCCGCATCGATCCATATCAGTACCGGGATTCTGCTGCTTCTGCTCAACCTTCCCGTAGCTTATGCCGGCTGGATTAAAATAGGACATCGTTTCACAACATACAGCCTGATCAGTGTCGTCCTGACGACACTTTTCATGATGGTGATTCCTGTTCATCCACTGACTGAAGATATTCTGCTGAATGCGGTGTTTGGCGGAGTCGTTCAGGCAACAGGAGTCGGGCTGACTCTGAAATTCGGTGCATCCACCGGAGGCATGGATATTATTGCCATGGTCCTCTCGATGAAAAAGGACCGCCCGATTGGGGGCTATATGTTTGCCTTGAATGCGGTGATCATTCTCTCTGCAGGATTCTTTTTTGGCTGGCGACGCGCTTTATACACCCTGCTCCAGCAATACGTCAGTATCAGAGTCATTGACGCCATTCACACCAGCTATGTGAAGCTGACCGCCTGGATTGTAACCAGCAGGCCTAAGGAAGTACAGAAAGCCCTTTACGCGAGGCTCGATCGGGGGATCACAAAAATTCCTGCAAAAGGTGGATTCACGGATCAGAATAGGGATGTCCTGATGATGGTCATCACCAGATATGAATTATACGCCTTAAAACGCATCGTCACTGAGACAGATCCCAAAGCCTTTACAAATGTAGTTGAAACAGCTGCCGTATTCGGACTGTTTCATAAAAAAAGGCAGGTATAAATGGATTGCCCGAATAAAAATGATCTGGTAAAATGACAGTAAGAAGAGAGTAAAGGAGGTGGGTCTGTTGTCCTGTGCTGCAAAGCGTCGCATACAGTTAGAGTCTTTTCTCTATCTGATTCGTGCGATTTTTTCTGTATTTTCATTAAAGGGTGGAGTCTGCCCTTTTCTGGGAAAACAGTATAGCTTTGTACGGTGACGCAGCCCGCTCGACGGATTTTTAATACAGCTAGTCCATGAGTGATTTATATTCTCTGATCCACGGGTAAAGTCTTCCGTGGATTTTTTGTGTTCTGAATCTAAGGCTGCACCTTTTGATCTTTTTCAATGAGATCAACGCGAGAAGGCTTCTAAAATGAATAAATATCAGGATGTGACCACTTATGATCATCTGTCAGACAGATCATTTGAAAAAGAATATTGCTGGTAAAGAAATCCTTCATGATGTCAGTTTTACTGTTCATGAGGGTGAAAAGACGGCCATTGTCGGGGCGAACGGAAGTGGGAAAACGACTCTGTTCAATTTAATTTCCGGGCTTGATAAGCCGGACGAGGGCAATGTTGCGATTAAAAAGGAGGCTTCGGTCGGTTACTTGAGGCAATTACCGGATGGAGGAGATCAATCCGTACGTGAGGTCCTGGCAGGCACATTCTCGGCATGTACGGAAATCTCCAGAAAAATGCACGAGATGGAACTTGCTTTCTCTATTGTTTCAGCCGACAAAATGGAAAAAATGCTGAGGACTTATGCGCAACTGCAGGAGACGTTCCAGCGTCTCGGAGGTTACAATATCGATCACTCCATTGAGCATGTTGCAGGAGGTCTCGGCATCGGCCACCTGCTTGATCAACCCTATCGTTCGCTGAGCGGTGGAGAACGGACAAAAGTCGGGCTTGCCTGCCAGCTGTTGAACACTCCGGATCTACTGCTGCTTGATGAGCCGACCAATCATCTGGATATTATGGCACTCGAGTGGCTGGAAAGGTTTATTATGCAGTATAAAGGGACGATTCTCCTGGTGTCACATGATCGCTTCTTTCTTGATCGCACAGTCGGCAAAGTGCTTGATCTGGAGGATGGCACAGTCACTGTTTATCACGGAAATTATTCATCCTATATAAAAGAAAAACAGGAACGGCTTCTGCTTGCTTTTGCGGCTTTTGAGACGCAGCAGAAGAAAATAAACAAGATGAAAGAAACCATCAAACGACTGAAAGAATGGGCAAATCAGGCGAACCCGCCGAATGCCGGACTTCATCGGCGGGCAAAGAGCATGGAAAAGGCTCTTTCGAGAATGGAACGCCTGAAGAAACCGAAAATGGAGTCAGATAAAATGGCACTCAATTTTAACGCCAGTAAACGCACGGGAAACCGCGTTCTGAGCTGCCATGATCTGACCGTCCGTTTCGGCACACATGTCCTCTTCCGCGGTGTGAATCTGGATTTACGTTACCAGGACCGGATGGCCATTATGGGACCGAACGGCTCCGGTAAAACGACG from the Sporolactobacillus sp. Y61 genome contains:
- a CDS encoding efflux RND transporter permease subunit; protein product: MRKMISFSMKNKLAVWLLTIVVIVSGVYAGTNMKMETMPDFTIPVVSVSTVYQGAAPSDVDENVTQPIEQRLQTMPGVQNVSSKSSTGMSSVIIEYGFDKDMDQAVNDVKEAVDQLTFPDQVKRPTIMRISMDAMPVYSASISGDGESLEKLSSQVKNDLLPAVEGVDGVSSVTLSGQQSEQVQIAFKESQLKKYGLSQDSVIQLIKGNNVSTPLGLYTIDDSQKSVVVSGNIGSANDLKKIRIPVVPQTGAAAGSQQSAAGQMGRTDSGQTLPGASGPAAQLKPPTIQLSDVADVTLVKNAESISRTNGKESIGISVVKGQDANTVDVVNGVKDQINNFEKTHEDVHATAMFDQGEPIVESVNTMIEKAIFGALFAMLVILLFLRNIRTTLISVVSIPLSLLIALALLNQMDITLNIMTLGALTIAIGRVVDDSIVVIENIYRRMTLRTEKLTGKELIREATHEMFIPIMSSTIVTIAVFMPMALVTGIVGQIFMPFALTIVFSLLASLLVAITIVPMLANSFFKKGLKKKIDSEEHPGKLAAFYRRVLNGALNHKAIVFGSAILLFAASLFLVPHIGASFLPSDQQKELILTYNPKPGQTQDDTKDVALQAEKYLNENKDMTKMQYSIGGSGSTPMFQTSDNQALFYVSYKKGTQNFDKLQKDTLKGLNGLSDQGEWKIQDMTGGGAGSNQLSLYVYGDSMNELQPVVEDVTNTVKKDKNFSEADSSLTQAYDQYTIVADQQKLGQYGIAAGQIAQSLMASGNMSNAQPLTTIKRDGDDLNVYLKVPEQAGVDNINDLTGKTVKSQTGQEVPIDELATVKSGKSPQTITKRDGKLYAEVTAKVNARDVSGATADLKKQIDKLDLPDGASVSFAGVAQQMNESFSQLGMAMLAAILIVYFVLVVTFGGGLAPFAILFSLPFAIIGSLVALLLSGETISISSLIGALMLIGIVVTNAVVLIDRVIHKEKAGFDTREALLEAAGTRIRPILMTAIATICALIPLAIGMESSGGMISKGLAITVIGGITSSTILTLIIVPIVYEALMKLKHKFSRKTAKVTE
- a CDS encoding YitT family protein produces the protein MSVYQETKVLFIVIIGAILNAASLNLFLIPANVLSGGMTGIAQLISALLGPASIHISTGILLLLLNLPVAYAGWIKIGHRFTTYSLISVVLTTLFMMVIPVHPLTEDILLNAVFGGVVQATGVGLTLKFGASTGGMDIIAMVLSMKKDRPIGGYMFALNAVIILSAGFFFGWRRALYTLLQQYVSIRVIDAIHTSYVKLTAWIVTSRPKEVQKALYARLDRGITKIPAKGGFTDQNRDVLMMVITRYELYALKRIVTETDPKAFTNVVETAAVFGLFHKKRQV
- the abc-f gene encoding ribosomal protection-like ABC-F family protein, with translation MIICQTDHLKKNIAGKEILHDVSFTVHEGEKTAIVGANGSGKTTLFNLISGLDKPDEGNVAIKKEASVGYLRQLPDGGDQSVREVLAGTFSACTEISRKMHEMELAFSIVSADKMEKMLRTYAQLQETFQRLGGYNIDHSIEHVAGGLGIGHLLDQPYRSLSGGERTKVGLACQLLNTPDLLLLDEPTNHLDIMALEWLERFIMQYKGTILLVSHDRFFLDRTVGKVLDLEDGTVTVYHGNYSSYIKEKQERLLLAFAAFETQQKKINKMKETIKRLKEWANQANPPNAGLHRRAKSMEKALSRMERLKKPKMESDKMALNFNASKRTGNRVLSCHDLTVRFGTHVLFRGVNLDLRYQDRMAIMGPNGSGKTTLLKCLLGQTSPVEGEIKQGTNLNVGILSQHVFENPGEKDRRVIDVFREHARLTEGEARGELAKFLFYGADVFRKIGSLSGGERVRIRLADLMMKKINVLILDEPTNHLDIESREVLEEAVSQFTGTVIAVSHDRYFLKQCFNKIYWLENGKLTNYQLENS